The genomic window GGAGAGCAAGAGTAGCAGCTGTTTGCATATGATTCTCCAAATactgtatataattatatacctGAGTTATGgatttgtaataataatataaactcGATTCAAACTTGTTTACATTTTGTGCTTTATGAAACACTTTTCACAggtctcaaacaaaaaaatgaatatacaGAGATGTTGTTATGTAATACAATTTGGTTCTTGCAAGAATACACAATCGTGGGATGGTTTCCTAAAAACAGATTTTGCTACTACAACATATGTGATAAGAGAAGAATGTGCATGAGATTCGGTCTCATGCTTTCTGTTTTCACTACCTACTTAAGCCTTTGAAGAGATGGTCTTTTCAAGCATTcttgttccttcttcttccatggcTAGTTTGCTCCATCCTGACCCTCTCATGGACAAAATCTTTGCCCGTTCGAGTCCGTTTCCTCTAAACCCTGTAATCTTCGAAGATACCATTGGCATCACTAGAATCGCAGATGCATTTATAGAGTCTTCACCAAATCCTAGTGCTGCTAAACAAGCAGTCTGCAACACAATGAAGTAAAGAGTTTTAATTAGTACTGTTGAATAAGCTCACAAATGAAGATGGTTCTGCTTGTGGGTACCTTTGTCTTGGCAATTAAATCAGCTGCTTTCATATACATTCCTTGTACAACTACTCTTGTGTCTTTGCTGTGTCCATCTTCAGATGATTGTGGTATCAACCTGTTATTGAAGATCAAAATAGTTATAGTAGCTAAATCATAGAAAACTTCTGAATTTCTAATGAGAACACAGTTTTTTACCTGTCCTCCTCAGTTGGCACACTCGAGGACACGATGGAGTCAAGAGATGATGAATTATCTTTTGTCTCATTGCCTCTTGTATCATCAGGTGCTAGTAAAGAAATGCCTATGAATACACACATCATTCCTAATATGAACATTGTTGTTCTTAGCGCATCGAAAACCTgtttaaggaagaagaaaattatctAAGCGACTATCCCTAAACCCACACCATTCTGTGACAAAATGATCAAACTAATCATCTAGATCCGTATTAGCCcgaagataaagaaaagagaggaaaagcATCACAATGTAGTCAATAGATGAACCTGAAACTCTTGAAAGTAAATGCATCCTGTAcagatggagaagaaagtcCAAGCAATCTGAAACATTGGAACTATGAGAATTGCATCATATAGAGACAATCCTTCATTCAATCTTGTCATCTGCAACAGAAGCACATGAAAGACGTTTTTACTTCAGTAACTATATAGTCTCAACGGCACAACAAAGCACCAAAATATTTCAGTAgcttgaggtttttttttacccAGAATCCGGCTGTactaagaaataaaagaagcatAGAGTATGTGAACCAGCTGTGCAGTTGATAGCTACTAGACATGGCCAATCTCAGCAAGTTCGAGCTACAAAACGAAACTCAAATTTATCACCTGAAACTATCTGATTTTCAAGTAAAGCCTGTAGATTTGCAAACTCACAGTGACTTGGCAAATAAAACTGAACATGATCCTATAGCACCCGAGACCACTGCATATGAGAAAGGAAGCAGCATTTTCCAATAAGAGCTAATTTCTTGTCCAGGTGTAGATATCAAAACTTCTCCCTTCCTGAATATTTCGATTAAACTAATCACAAAAGAGGTCCCGATAGTTGAAAATAGTCAAGGAAGAATTTCAAATGCAAGACTCACCTATAGAGGAAATGGTGCACGGCTactattaaaatcaaaataccaCAGTAGACCAAGAATGTTACATTGCTATATTTCTCTGCCAACTGTTCGGGTGTGAAAACTGAGCACAGAAGATTTTTATTAGGCCACGCTTTGTGAAAAAACGACAGAACAATCTGTTCAAGAATAGTTACCTGGTGACTGGTGATTACCAAAAGCTACAAGGAAAACGTTTCCAAGAACTATAAAGGCTGTAGCAACGAGTACTCTGTGACCAAGGCATACTAAAGATATTAGAAGAGCAGAGACTTAGTAAATCGGTAATGCATGTTAAAGATTGCAGCGAGGTAGTTTGCATACTTGACAGTAACCATTTTGTTCAATACAACATAAGCAAATGCTATGTTGGATACAAATTGAATGGATCCAAGAGCTGCTAGAAGGGACTGCAAAGAGAGTTCATAACGgtaagaaaaccaaagagaaaccATAATGAAACCTGACAAATCACGCAAGTAGGCAATGTCGAGCAGATCATTCTACCTGAGCAGCATAACCAAACGAAATGAAATTGAGGCAATTcccaagaagaaagacaagGATCCCTGTAAGATTCCAACAACATTGGAGACTCAGAAAAAGCTTCATATAAACTTCAACGGGGAAAAGGTTTAAGACCAGGACATACCAACTCTCCAAGTCTGATTATGTATAATTGGCTTCAATGGCATCTTTCCTCCGCCATCTTGTAGGGCTAACCTTTCTCTCTGATAATACACAAAGTAAGACAATACGTTTCACGTGACGAGATCAAATGTAACCAAACAGTAGTGGCTGAGGCAAATGCAGACCTCATTATGTCCCAATTTGAGAAGGTTTGTGCCAAAATTAATAGCAACACTTCCAAAAATGTTGATGAAAGCTCCGATGACCCACTCTCCCATTGGTAATTAAAGAATGAAGATAGCTCAGTTAAAGGATCATCTAAAGCTGCAAACTTGAACCAATCAACTAGCTCAGGCCTCCCTCATATGAATCTTAGCCttcaagagaagaagcatAAAACCTAAGAAGGGCTATTAGATGGTGATTGCAAACACAAGCTTGTACCTTTGATTGAAACAGAGATCAAATGGACAAAATTGAAACAAGGGTTTTCGATGATTAgcatagagaaagagaaaatgagacAAAACCTGCGAAGGGACGATAGAGGAGCTTCAGATCCAGATCGATTTCTAACAGAAGATGCAGATTGCACAAGTTCTCTCCCAACAAAGAGAATCCTTTTTGAGATTTAAGctttaccaaacaaaatggCGTCGAATAAAAGGAAGAAGGATAAAAATTGGATCTTTCcccaaaaattgaaaattctaaaaaagctttgatttttcgTAAGGAAGACCCAATCGCCGATAAAGCTTGAAGACGACGGTgacgaagacgacgacgaTGGCGATGTTAGATTGATACAAAATGACGTAGTGGTTGGGCCCTTTTGTGTTGTTAAATCTGTCTTCTTGCTGCTCCTCACGTTTTGTTTTGGgctttttaccatttttactctcttctcttctctctctctcgttgaGAGACACTCAATGGCCAAAAAGCAACCTTTGGCGGGCGGGTCAAAATTGACTCTTTTGAcctttcattttcattgaaCCTCTATAGACAGAAAAGGATGGATTTTTCTgatgaagacgacgacgaAAACTGTTTTGGTTCTCGTTTCAACGACGGTgtaaatgaagaagaagaagacgaagagggTTTTGTGTTTAACGACGATGTtgaagagaatgaagaagaagagggttTTGCGTCTGATTTCTATAAGGCTGGTTCTGATTGGTCTTGTTTagtggaagatgaagagactgtttcttcttctgtgaagaagatgaaacagtCGAACTTGTTTCAGATTTGGGGTTTACAAGAGAATTCTCCTGATacaacgaagaagatgaaacaaacTGATTTGTTTCAGAGTTGGGGTTTACAAAAGCCTTCTCCTTTCACTTCACCTGCTTCGAATTCGGCGAAGAAGACGACGAGTGCTCTTGGAAAAAGGCGTAGAGACTCTTCGTTTAGCAATGACTCGCCTCGACCAT from Arabidopsis thaliana chromosome 3, partial sequence includes these protein-coding regions:
- a CDS encoding magnesium transporter, putative (DUF803) (Protein of unknown function (DUF803); CONTAINS InterPro DOMAIN/s: Protein of unknown function DUF803 (InterPro:IPR008521); BEST Arabidopsis thaliana protein match is: Protein of unknown function (DUF803) (TAIR:AT3G23870.1); Has 1048 Blast hits to 1038 proteins in 170 species: Archae - 0; Bacteria - 0; Metazoa - 347; Fungi - 379; Plants - 231; Viruses - 2; Other Eukaryotes - 89 (source: NCBI BLink).); this translates as MGEWVIGAFINIFGSVAINFGTNLLKLGHNERERLALQDGGGKMPLKPIIHNQTWRVGILVFLLGNCLNFISFGYAAQSLLAALGSIQFVSNIAFAYVVLNKMVTVKVLVATAFIVLGNVFLVAFGNHQSPVFTPEQLAEKYSNVTFLVYCGILILIVAVHHFLYRKGEVLISTPGQEISSYWKMLLPFSYAVVSGAIGSCSVLFAKSLSNLLRLAMSSSYQLHSWFTYSMLLLFLSTAGFWMTRLNEGLSLYDAILIVPMFQIAWTFFSICTGCIYFQEFQVFDALRTTMFILGMMCVFIGISLLAPDDTRGNETKDNSSSLDSIVSSSVPTEEDRLIPQSSEDGHSKDTRVVVQGMYMKAADLIAKTKTACLAALGFGEDSINASAILVMPMVSSKITGFRGNGLERAKILSMRGSGWSKLAMEEEGTRMLEKTISSKA